Part of the Mytilus edulis chromosome 9, xbMytEdul2.2, whole genome shotgun sequence genome, taaaatgaataaaatgacagTTTAGCGTAACCttcatcttatttatttttttctacatgttgCTGTTACGACGTAAAATGGTTAAGGCTGACAATATCCATCAAATCAAAATAACTCACGGCACACAATTACAGACTCATCTGTTGAGAAACATCTCAGAATCAATATTGCTTGAGAAATAACACTTAACGCTATCGGTAATAAGGCAACCAATGTATTATATTAAATACAGATAAGTAACTAAGGATAAGAAACTACGTTTTGGAGATTACGAAGGCGGAAATGCAAACAAAACAGTCTTTGGGGAAGTAAGAACCATTTTTTTCTGGATGTAAATCACTTGCGGGTGCACGAGCATTAATTTTCAAAGATTGAGATGGTCTTATAATCTCTTCAGAGAGACAATGTCGTCTGACAAGATCAACAGAATCCAATGTAATACTAAACCTTTGTACCAGTAACCTGTTACATACCAgtatactaaggcttttctaactTAGGAATaaattacattagctgtatttggcaaatttcttaagaatttttggtcctcaatgattcttttcaacttcgtactttatttggcctttttaacattgttttattcgagcgtcactgacgtaAACGAATCGCACGAATAGCGCAACTAAAAAATTTcactcctggtatctatgatgagtttatataaaCAAGGTAAAACGGGTGACTTCAAGTACGTAGAACGTTTGACATTCAATATCGCTTTAACCTGGAAAACCGAAATATTTACAAGTTAAAACATAATGAGTGGAAACTAAACGAAATATATAATGCGTAATGTTTGACATAACTCAATGTTTTCAATGACGATCAAAAAATAACTCACacatgtaagggagataatccgTATAGAAAGTTTAACTTGCTGATACAACTGTTCATACTTCAGTAACAGCAAAATAAAGACCTATGACCTTTACAGTTGTAACATTTTTCAAATACTGACTAACACTTTGTACCTATGATTAGCCGAGCACAAAGAATAGTAAAATATTGACCTTGAATTTTTTTCATACTTGCACCATTAACTAATAGCTTAGGCACACAATATGAAGATCTATGAACGATTTGTAGAGGACCTTTGAGGCTGTAAATAATGGTCGAGAGGGGGAAAAGATTTGTGCATACCACATGAACTATTTATATTATCACTATAAGTGAGATTGTATTAATACctcttttcttcatttttatttcagttgCAGAGAAATATGCCGAAGGACTTTTCGCGGATGTCTCCGAATTCCAGGTTGTAAGACAATATGTTTTAAGTGTATTCTACCGCCGTGTTGTTCTAGCGATAGTGACGATGAAAAGGATGAAAAAGACGATGAAGGATATGATAGTTATGGAATAACAGCATCTCAAAACCATTTACCCGAACCACATCATTTGATAGCAAAACCTCCAACTGAAAAAGACGTTGAATGTCATGATTACGTCAACGAATCCGAACTCGAACTGACAACTAGCCACGTTGAAACTAAACTAGCAGAAGTCATGTATGTTGCAATGAATGACATTTCTGATGACGAGGACAAGATGGCTTCCAAGCCGTCAGGTCAATATTCGGTAGTTGTTGATACCAACACGTGTAATAACAATCGACACGATTATGTGAATGAAAGCGTTTTATTTGCTAAATCAGACAGAGAACGTGATCAGGACGCTTCGTTTCAAAGGAACGGGGACCTGTCAGTTCATACAGACTTTGGAAACGATTGCATCAATGGATGCAGAgagatatttaaacaaaattcgCAGCAAGTTACGGACAGTGTAGTTGTTAAGGAATACGAAACAAGATCATTAGAAAGTAAAGTTGCAGATGCAGTTTCCAACCAACAGACGTTAATTCTTCTGGAAACCGATTTGTGAAACATGTGTTTATCCGCTTCTGTTTTGTAATATGTTGTTAATTATAACTCAGGGCATATGGTCTAGTTAAAATTTGGTGCATTATAACAgaatttcataatttatttaaaacaatctAGTCAGTTTAATCAATATGCTTGCAATTAAGACAAGAAATGCcgcttttattaatttatttttgttacgTTTGCATTATTAGATATGTATAAACATGTTAAGAATCTCATTACAATGTAAAGTAGGTTGTATGTATCtaatgtaaatataatttttgtttcatcAGGAAAGATTACCTGAAATCGTGCCGCTATGTAGAAATAATTCATAGGCCAGTATACAAGATGATTACAAGTGAACTTT contains:
- the LOC139489600 gene encoding uncharacterized protein isoform X3, translating into MSCREICRRTFRGCLRIPGCKTICFKCILPPCCSSDSDDEKDEKDDEGYDSYGITASQNHLPEPHHLIAKPPTEKDVECHDYVNESELELTTSHVETKLAEVMYVAMNDISDDEDKMASKPSGQYSVVVDTNTCNNNRHDYVNESVLFAKSDRERDQDASFQRNGDLSVHTDFGNDCINGCREIFKQNSQQVTDSVVVKEYETRSLESKVADAVSNQQTLILLETDL
- the LOC139489600 gene encoding uncharacterized protein isoform X1; protein product: MTDEPKESLYSIQEMSENLLHICREICRRTFRGCLRIPGCKTICFKCILPPCCSSDSDDEKDEKDDEGYDSYGITASQNHLPEPHHLIAKPPTEKDVECHDYVNESELELTTSHVETKLAEVMYVAMNDISDDEDKMASKPSGQYSVVVDTNTCNNNRHDYVNESVLFAKSDRERDQDASFQRNGDLSVHTDFGNDCINGCREIFKQNSQQVTDSVVVKEYETRSLESKVADAVSNQQTLILLETDL
- the LOC139489600 gene encoding uncharacterized protein isoform X2 encodes the protein MERNSKGCREICRRTFRGCLRIPGCKTICFKCILPPCCSSDSDDEKDEKDDEGYDSYGITASQNHLPEPHHLIAKPPTEKDVECHDYVNESELELTTSHVETKLAEVMYVAMNDISDDEDKMASKPSGQYSVVVDTNTCNNNRHDYVNESVLFAKSDRERDQDASFQRNGDLSVHTDFGNDCINGCREIFKQNSQQVTDSVVVKEYETRSLESKVADAVSNQQTLILLETDL